The proteins below come from a single Drosophila teissieri strain GT53w chromosome 3L, Prin_Dtei_1.1, whole genome shotgun sequence genomic window:
- the LOC122615767 gene encoding ruvB-like helicase 2: protein MAETEKIEVRDVTRIERIGAHSHIRGLGLDDVLEARLVSQGMVGQKDARRAAGVVVQMVREGKIAGRCILLAGEPSTGKTAIAVGMAQALGTETPFTSMSGSEIYSLEMSKTEALSQALRKSIGVRIKEETEIIEGEVVEIQIERPATGTGQKVGKVTLKTTEMETNYDLGNKIIECFMKEKIQAGDVITIDKASGKVNKLGRSFTRARDYDATGAQTRFVQCPEGELQKRKEVVHTVTLHEIDVINSRTHGFLALFSGDTGEIKQEVRDQINNKVLEWREEGKAEINPGVLFIDEVHMLDIECFSFLNRALESDMAPVVVMATNRGITRIRGTNYRSPHGIPIDLLDRMIIIRTVPYSEKEVKEILKIRCEEEDCIMHPDALIILTRIATDTSLRYAIQLITTANLVCRRRKATEVNTEDVKKVYSLFLDENRSSKILKEYQDDYMFSEISEEVERDPAAGGGAKRRVEGGGGDAQPMEH, encoded by the coding sequence atGGCCGAGACCGAGAAAATCGAGGTTCGCGACGTGACTCGCATCGAGCGCATTGGCGCCCATTCGCACATCCGCGGATTGGGATTGGACGATGTGCTGGAGGCTCGCCTGGTATCCCAGGGAATGGTGGGCCAGAAGGACGCCCGGCGTGCGGCCGGCGTTGTGGTGCAGATGGTTCGCGAGGGCAAGATTGCCGGAAGATGTATCCTTTTGGCCGGGGAGCCCAGTACCGGCAAAACGGCCATTGCCGTGGGAATGGCGCAGGCTCTGGGCACTGAAACCCCATTCACTAGCATGTCAGGATCCGAGATATACTCGTTGGAGATGAGCAAGACCGAGGCTCTGTCACAGGCACTGCGCAAAAGCATTGGCGTTCGCATCAAGGAGGAAACCGAGATTATTGAGGGAGAAGTTGTGGAGATCCAGATTGAACGCCCCGCCACGGGAACCGGGCAGAAGGTGGGCAAGGTCACCCTGAAGACCACCGAAATGGAGACCAACTACGATCTGGGCAACAAGATCATCGAGTGCTTCATGAAAGAAAAGATCCAGGCTGGCGATGTGATCACCATCGACAAGGCCTCCGGGAAAGTCAACAAGCTGGGCCGCAGCTTTACCAGAGCCAGAGACTACGACGCCACTGGCGCCCAGACCAGATTCGTCCAATGCCCCGAGGGGGAGCTTCAGAAACGCAAGGAGGTAGTGCACACAGTGACCCTTCACGAGATCGATGTAATCAATAGTCGCACCCACGGATTCCTGGCCCTGTTCTCCGGCGATACTGGCGAGATCAAGCAGGAGGTGCGCGATCAGATCAACAACAAGGTTCTAGAGTGGCGCGAGGAGGGCAAGGCTGAGATAAACCCCGGAGTACTCTTCATAGACGAGGTGCACATGCTGGACATTGAGTGCTTCTCCTTCCTGAATCGCGCTCTGGAGTCGGACATGGCTCCGGTGGTAGTGATGGCCACCAACCGCGGCATCACTCGCATTAGGGGCACCAACTACCGCAGTCCCCACGGCATTCCCATTGATCTGCTCGATCGCATGATCATCATACGCACTGTGCCGTATTCCGAGAAGGAGGTTAAGGAGATCCTAAAGATTCGCTGCGAGGAAGAGGACTGCATCATGCATCCGGACGCCCTGATTATTCTCACACGCATCGCCACAGATACCAGTTTGCGCTACGCCATCCAACTGATCACCACAGCCAATTTGGTCTGTCGTCGCCGCAAGGCCACCGAAGTCAATACCGAGGATGTGAAGAAGGTCTACTCGCTCTTCCTGGACGAGAATCGTTCGAGCAAGATCCTGAAGGAGTACCAGGACGACTACATGTTCAGCGAGATCTCTGAGGAGGTGGAAAGGGACCCAGCCGCTGGTGGCGGAGCAAAGCGTCGCGTGGAGGGCGGAGGAGGAGATGCCCAGCCCATGGAGCACTAG
- the LOC122615840 gene encoding rRNA N6-adenosine-methyltransferase METTL5, whose protein sequence is MARMKLRKLEEYLQGVDGFEQPKILLEQYPTPPHIAACMTHHMQSQHEDIEGKLVGDLGCGCGMLSIASTLLGAQLTVGFELDGDAVDTFRGNVVEMELPNVDCVRADVLQLIGTKWEKSFDTVLMNPPFGTKHNAGMDMRFLEVSLRLANRAVYSLHKTSTRAYIQKKAQEWGARGSVVAELRYNIDASYKFHKQKSRDIEVDFWRFEIGKE, encoded by the exons ATGGCCCGGATGAAGCTGAGGAAACTGGAGGAGTATCTGCAGGGCGTTGACGGCTTCGAACAACCCAAGATCCTGTTGGAACAGTACCCCACTCCACCGCACATAGCCGCCTGTATGACCCACCACATGCAGTCGCAGCACGAGGACATCGAGGGAAAGCTGGTGGGAGATCTGGGCTGTGGCTGCGGAATGCTCAGCATTGCTTCCACTCTTCTGGGCGCGCAGCTCACAGTGGGCTTCGAACTGGACGGCGATGCTGTGGACACCTTTAGGGGCAATGTAGTGGAGATGGAGCTTCCCAATGTCGACTGCGTTCGGGCGGATGTGCTGCAGCTGATCGGCACCAAGTGGGAGAAGTCTTTCGACACGGTGCTGATGAACCCCCCATTCGGCACAAAACACAATGCCGGCATGGACATGCGTTTTCTGGAGGTGTCCCTTCGGCTGGCCAACAGAGCAGTTTACTCCCTCCACAAGACGTCAACACG GGCCTACATTCAGAAAAAGGCACAGGAATGGGGCGCTCGCGGCTCTGTGGTCGCAGAACTCCGGTACAACATCGACGCCAGCTACAAGTTCCACAAGCAGAAGTCCAGAGATATCGAGGTTGACTTTTGGCGCTTTGAAATCGGCAAGGAATAG
- the LOC122615839 gene encoding putative aldehyde dehydrogenase family 7 member A1 homolog: MLAHLRNISKALSRRLVTQSASYSSSSSFLIDQPEYSFLKELGLERDNPGVYSGQWQGRGPSVTSYDPGTGRPIAKVRQGNVQELEQTIGLAVEAYKQWRQVPAPVRGEIVRQIGDELRKYKEPLGKLVSLEVGKIYSEGQGEVQEFIDICDYAVGLSRIYSGQLINSERADHSILEAWRPLGVVGVISAYNFPNAVFGWNAAIALTTGNSVLWKGAPSTPLVSVATTKIVADVLRRNNLPPVVTLCQGGTDVGQTLVADKRVNLVSFTGSCQTGRDVGVEVQRRFGKVILELGGNNALIIDESANVKMALDAALFGCIGTSGQRCTTTRRIIVHEKLHDQFVKALVGKYKQLIPKIGHQLEAQTLVGPVHTQQNVENYKTAIAEAKSLGGAVAFGGNVLQRDGFYVEPTVITGLPHDASVVHRETFAPIVYILKAKNVDQAIEWNNEVEQGLSSAIFTENIGQAFKWIGAKGSDCGIVNINTTTNGAEIGGAFGGEKATGGGRESGSDAWKQYCKRATITVNHSGELACAQGVVFNV; encoded by the coding sequence ATGTTGGCACACTTGAGAAATATTTCGAAGGCGCTGTCCCGTCGCTTGGTTACCCAGTCCGCCAGCTACTCATCGTCCTCATCATTTCTGATCGACCAACCGGAGTACAGTTTCCTGAAAGAATTGGGACTGGAGCGCGACAATCCGGGTGTATATTCAGGTCAGTGGCAGGGTCGTGGGCCATCTGTTACCAGCTACGATCCCGGAACTGGCAGACCGATCGCCAAAGTGCGTCAGGGAAATGTCCAGGAGCTCGAGCAGACCATCGGGCTGGCGGTGGAAGCCTACAAGCAGTGGCGACAGGTTCCAGCTCCCGTTCGCGGTGAAATAGTCCGCCAAATCGGCGATGAACTGAGGAAGTACAAGGAACCCCTGGGAAAGCTCGTCTCCCTGGAGGTGGGCAAAATCTACAGCGAGGGACAGGGAGAGGTTCAGGAGTTCATAGATATCTGCGACTATGCGGTTGGCCTCTCAAGGATTTACTCAGGTCAGCTGATTAACTCGGAGCGTGCGGATCACTCGATCCTGGAGGCCTGGCGTCCGCTGGGAGTGGTGGGCGTTATTTCGGCCTACAATTTCCCCAATGCTGTGTTCGGTTGGAATGCTGCGATTGCCTTAACCACCGGCAACAGTGTGCTGTGGAAGGGAGCTCCCAGCACTCCTTTGGTCTCGGTGGCAACCACAAAAATTGTGGCTGATGTGCTGCGCAGGAACAATCTTCCGCCGGTGGTTACCCTCTGTCAAGGAGGAACCGATGTGGGTCAGACCTTGGTGGCTGATAAGAGAGTTAACCTCGTTTCCTTCACCGGCAGCTGCCAAACTGGTCGGGATGTGGGCGTCGAAGTCCAGCGCAGATTCGGCAAGGTCATCCTCGAATTGGGTGGTAATAATGCCTTAATCATCGATGAATCCGCCAACGTGAAGATGGCCCTAGACGCAGCACTCTTCGGCTGCATTGGCACCAGTGGTCAAAgatgcaccaccaccaggaGGATTATTGTCCACGAAAAACTGCACGATCAGTTCGTAAAGGCGCTGGTTGGCAAATATAAACAGCTAATTCCCAAGATTGGACACCAGCTCGAAGCCCAAACTCTGGTGGGTCCCGTGCACACGCAACAAAACGTGGAGAACTACAAGACAGCCATCGCGGAAGCAAAATCCTTAGGAGGAGCGGTGGCATTCGGAGGCAATGTCCTCCAGCGGGACGGCTTTTACGTAGAGCCCACTGTGATCACTGGATTGCCCCACGATGCCAGCGTTGTCCATCGTGAAACCTTTGCACCAATCGTGTACATCCTCAAAGCCAAAAACGTGGACCAAGCGATCGAATGGAACAATGAGGTGGAGCAGGGCTTGTCCTCTGCCATATTCACCGAGAACATTGGGCAGGCCTTCAAGTGGATTGGAGCGAAGGGTTCCGATTGCGGAATTGTTAACatcaacaccaccaccaacggCGCCGAGATTGGAGGAGCTTTCGGAGGGGAAAAGGCCACTGGAGGGGGTCGCGAGTCTGGATCGGATGCCTGGAAGCAGTATTGCAAGCGGGCCACCATTACTGTCAACCACTCCGGGGAATTGGCCTGCGCCCAGGGCGTTGTCTTTAATGTGTAG
- the LOC122617904 gene encoding uncharacterized protein LOC122617904: MSQMQLQSQRVRRTRHHRRHQSAEPCECLRPVIRVFGLLTSFVICGVGVDVYMHGYQAGLYIVFSAVLVMFIEIKWLLTIFLQLQCAEDNYQRRTCSCSACWRLSAICGGWRPTPVYAVIGICLILYPHNLWLSYVAGMFLILLGLLRLCTLLRFSPSKEEGLLPQCDFEKVSSFVDTMEDDFAEVGASQAALEDEAEEEGDDHPVIDDDVC; the protein is encoded by the exons ATGAGCCAGATGCAACTGCAATCGCAGCGCGTTCGCCGCACACGTCACCATCGCCGCCATCAGTCCGCAGAACCGTGCGAGTGCCTACGTCCTGTGATAAGGGTTTTTGGTCTGCTGACTTCATTCG ttaTCTGCGGCGTTGGCGTTGATGTCTACATGCATGGCTATCAGGCCGGTCTTTATATAGT TTTTTCAGCCGTGCTGGTAATGTTCATTGAGATCAAGTGGCTCTTGACTATTTTTTTGCAACTTCAGTGCGCAGA GGATAATTACCAGCGGAGGACCTGCAGCTGCTCGGCCTGCTGGCGACTGTCAGCGATTTGTGGCGGTTGGCGACCCACTCCTGTTTATGCGGTCATCGGCATCTGCCTGATACTATATCCCCACAATCTGTGGCTGAGTTATGTGGCCGGGATGTTCCTGATACTTCTCGGGCTCCTCAGGCTTTGCACGCTGCTCAGATTCAGCCCCTCCAAGGAGGAGGGTCTCCTGCCGCAGTGTGACTTTGAAAA GGTCTCGAGCTTTGTGGATACCATGGAGGATGATTTCGCGGAGGTTGGTGCCTCGCAAGCGGCCTTGGAGGACGaagcggaggaggagggcgACGACCACCCCGTCATAGATGACGACGTTTGCTAA
- the LOC122615842 gene encoding uncharacterized protein LOC122615842, with product MVLSRCLLIFTVVLATLLAPLPTEAQILGRGQCRLTAIRVSAGGTVCERLCFRKDYRGPPLLCSRIPRDGVVPVCGAGCCRSGPNCLQLLYS from the coding sequence ATGGTCCTTTCACGCTGCCTGCTAATCTTCACTGTAGTGCTAGCGACCCTTCTAGCCCCTTTGCCCACTGAAGCGCAGATCCTGGGCCGCGGCCAATGCCGCCTCACCGCCATTCGAGTGTCGGCTGGGGGGACGGTGTGCGAGAGACTCTGCTTCCGAAAAGACTACCGCGGTCCGCCGCTCCTCTGCAGCCGCATCCCCAGGGATGGAGTGGTTCCTGTCTGCGGTGCCGGTTGCTGCCGCAGCGGTCCCAACTGCCTGCAGCTGCTTTACTCCTAA
- the LOC122615841 gene encoding SOSS complex subunit C homolog isoform X1, which produces MAFPTTSAQQAETNRKILEEIQTKKQLLAGGIINLGLSPTNQQMPAPQLLGQPTTVNPDFQAGVGIASNATSTARSAFNPTSSTTLGFFIPQDSYFGNSFIPVLPRLEPLPSPATTPTTPNAPPSHNISK; this is translated from the exons ATGGCTTTTCCCACCACAAGTGCCCAGCAAGCCGAGACGAACCGCAAGATACTCGAGGAGATCCAGACGAAGAAGCAGTTGCTCGCGGGAGGGATCATAAACCTAGGTCTGAGCCCGACGAACCAG CAGATGCCCGCTCCCCAGTTGCTGGGACAGCCGACAACAGTGAATCCCGACTTCCAGGCGGGCGTGGGCATTGCCTCCAATGCCACATCCACCGCCCGCTCTGCATTTAATCCAACGAGCTCTACGACTCTGGGCTTCTTTATACCTCAGGATTCGTATTTTGGAAATAGCTTTATACCCGTGCTGCCTCGTCTGGAACCGCTGCCGTCGCCCGCGACCACTCCCACCACTCCGAACGCCCCGCCCAGCCACAATATCAGCAAATAG
- the LOC122615766 gene encoding lysophospholipid acyltransferase 5: MAEFAEVLPHNGLMDGIASGVGVPVEALRLLLTILAGYPVAAFYQKFIAIIANKTVHHMFFAGCGAGLCYFNYGRDTYHSLIAILTTYFLVLLVRKKTQIFLAINFVFHMSYLLLGYFYTSSNEYDILWTMPHCILVLRMIGYGFDITDGLKEESELSKDQKETALKEPPSLLELLAFSYFPSGFLVGPQFPFSRYKAFVDGQFRQHEGNVEAGIRRFGAGAFYLIVCQVGLRYLPDSYFLTPEFAQVSFVKRIYFLGFWAKFSLYKYISCWLLTEGALICIGLTYKGEDKNGQPDWSGCSNVKLKLLETGNTMEHYVQSFNVNTNQWVGQYIYKRLKFLNNRTISYGAALGFLAVWHGYHSGYYMTFLMEYMVVSTEKQITRFYTKVVLPQWGHILNHSDIYKLLYFFTLKSYNIVYMGWCLTAFVFLKYERWIVVYGAVSYYGFTVLILWAAFYHTYNHFFRSSSRKEAGEDQKLEDKSTDKLIEEKKPEDKKSE, translated from the exons ATGGCGGAATTCGCGGAGGTCTTGCCCCACAATGGCCTGATGGACGGGATCGCCTCGGGAGTGGGGGTGCCCGTGGAGGCCCTCCGGTTGCTCCTCACCATTTTGGCCG GTTATCCGGTTGCAGCATTTTATCAAAAGTTTATTGCCATAATTGCCAACAAAACAGTGCATCACATGTTCTTCGCTGGATGCGGCGCTGGATTATGTTACTTCAACTATGGTCGAGACACATATCACTCACTCATAGCCATCCTGACCACCTATTTCCTGGTACTTCTCGTGCGAAAGAAAACGCAAATATTTCTGGCCATTAACTTCGTATTCCATATGAGCTACCTGCTGCTGGGATATTTCTACACTTCCAGCAATGAATACGATATTCTGTGGACGATGCCTCACTGCATTTTGGTTCTGCGGATGATTGGCTATGGCTTTGACATAACCGACGGACTGAAAGAGGAGTCGGAATTGTCTAAGGACCAAAAGGAGACCGCTCTGAAGGAACCGCCTTCTCTGCTGGAGCTCCTGGCCTTTTCCTATTTCCCCAGTGGATTTTTGGTTGGACCGCAGTTCCCATTTAGCCGGTATAAGGCCTTTGTCGATGGCCAATTCCGTCAGCACGAAGGAAACGTGGAGGCTGGCATTCGTCGATTTGGAGCTGGTGCATTCTACCTGATTGTGTGCCAAGTGGGATTGAGATATCTTCCCGATTCATACTTCCTCACTCCGGAGTTTGCGCAAGTTTCGTTCGTCAAGAGAATTTATTTCCTCGGCTTCTGGGCCAAATTCAGTCTGTACAAGTACATATCATGCTGGCTGCTCACCGAAGGAGCTCTCATTTGCATTGGTCTAACCTACAAGGGAGAGGACAAGAACGGACAACCAGATTGGTCGGGCTGCAGCAATGTGAAGCTTAAGCTGCTGGAGACCGGAAACACAATGGAGCACTACGTTCAAAGTTTTAATGTAAACACGAATCAATGGGTTGGACAGTATATCTACAAGCGACTGAAGTTCCTCAACAATCGCACGATCAGCTACGGCGCGGCATTGGGTTTCTTGGCGGTCTGGCACGGATACCACAGCGGTTACTACATGACATTCCTCATGGAATACATGGTTGTGAGCACCGAAAAACAA ATAACCCGTTTCTACACCAAAGTGGTGTTGCCCCAGTGGGGCCATATTCTGAACCACTCGGACATCTACAAGCTGTTATATTTCTTCACTCTCAAATCGTACAACATTGTTTACATGGGCTGGTGTCTCACCGCATTTGTGTTTCTGAAATACGAGCGGTGGATCGTGGTTTACGGAGCAGTTAGCTACTATGGATTCACTGTTTTAATACTCTGGGCTGCCTTCTATCACACCTATAATCACTTTTTCCGGAGCAGTTCCCGAAAAGAAGCTGGAGAGGATCAGAAGTTAGAGGATAAAAGCACGGACAAACTCATAGAGGAAAAGAAACCTGAAGATAAGAAGTCTGAGTAG
- the LOC122616829 gene encoding uncharacterized protein LOC122616829 yields the protein MEVLEEGNLMDRVPILLQRDLEFYQTHQRVLQEPICSGVVGGKLDFPRYASFAAIKLIRWWEDEYFASYRKPSGLLHTEKEMNEGDFTSVTVKTSDPDKFVQLVTKSADLLLEHIHRLSQESLDHADLSVLTATIGAASLVKNSLSVYMQAATTTICPPKGDEKGGALKLSFKQYSQMSEALAERLLDLHCRLLLLYIMQDADCLHWEDTQPFFESERGSYTVQMWWHYMRGTQTDLWNSVPPKMAQKIFAGMLNETLSVLTVRYTQIVTSVARSTLHLVDICNMLLCIAELLPHICESGEAYVGLQLSNQSVIIRDIHAKCKELFYCLLLRGSPLGVLSKNGASMYQAMSLALTCVSEIWDCLPEGLYKIASLLQDIIPVSTRPLGDSVLLQVVFAALYTELIKTAEMYEQAKDQDKAAICYSISEAICSIDEDDKHTDQIELFLKQAKESINLDTDFGGTPGSNNRGAGGMSAVSTIKMDDLALTNAESDRLSHSPPNNYAMELDVGIADYIAEVLVSDVLTTNIGKQALKVVYNYLKFNKDWLLEQLGTGDNEPSPFQGIQGQNIKEAKTSVLRSMFFIGNTPFDQLLTGSLKIDYVSWLQMPLSLNPERIWLHLTRRCDFQEDAKLSLPEVAMVAGITKIMKRRKEFPK from the exons ATGGAGGTGCTTGAAGAGGGAAACTTAATGGACAGAGTGCCGATTTTACTGCAGCGCGATCTCGAGTTTTACCAG ACACATCAGCGGGTGCTCCAGGAGCCAATTTGCTCGGGAGTTGTGGGTGGAAAGCTGGATTTTCCACGTTACGCCTCCTTTGCGGCCATCAAATTAATAAGATG GTGGGAAGATGAGTACTTTGCCTCGTACCGCAAGCCATCTGGACTGCTGCACACCGAAAAGGAAATGAATGAAGGGGATTTT ACAAGTGTCACCGTGAAGACCTCAGATCCGGATAAGTTTGTGCAGCTGGTCACGAAGTCTGCTGACTTACTTTTGGAGCACATACATCGCCTTTCCCAGGAGTCTTTGGATCACGCCGACCTATCTGTCCTTACTGCCACTATTGGAGCTGCCTCGCTGGTCAAGAACTCGTTGAGTGTCTATATGCAGGCAGCAACCACTACCATATGTCCACCCAAGGGCGATGAAAAGGGAGGAGCGCTCAAGCTCAGTTTTAAGCAGTACTCCCAGATGTCCGAGGCTCTGGCTGAACGACTTCTGGACCTCCATTGCCGGCTCCTTTTACTTTATATTATGCAGGATGCCGACTGTTTGCATTGGGAGGATACCCAACCGTTTTTCGAGTCGGAAAGGGGCTCCTATACCGTCCAAATGTGGTGGCATTACATGAGGGGTACCCAAACCGATCTGTGGAATTCAGTGCCGCCGAAGATGGCCCAAAAGATATTCGCCGGAATGCTGAACGAAACGCTTAGTGTGCTTACGGTCCGATACACTCAGATAGTAACGAGTGTGGCGAGATCAACGCTCCATCTGGTGGATATATGCAACATGTTGCTCTGCATCGCCGAGCTGTTGCCCCACATCTGCGAGAGTGGAGAGGCCTATGTGGGACTGCAGCTCAGTAACCAGAGCGTTATCATAAGGGATATCCACGCCAAGTGCAAGGAGCTCTTCTACTGCCTTCTCCTAAGAGGATCGCCGTTGGGAGTGCTTTCCAAG AATGGAGCCAGTATGTACCAGGCCATGTCCTTGGCCCTGACGTGTGTCTCTGAGATCTGGGACTGCCTTCCCGAGGGGCTGTACAAAATCGCCTCCTTGCTGCAGGATATCATTCCAGTTTCGACAAGGCCGTTGGGAGATTCTGTGCTGTTGCAGGTGGTTTTTGCGGCACTCTATACAGAACTGATCAAAACAGCAGAGATGTATGAGCAGG CCAAGGACCAGGACAAGGCCGCCATATGTTACTCCATATCGGAGGCCATTTGCTCCATTGACGAAGATGACAAGCACACTGATCAGATCGAGCTGTTTCTTAAACAGGCCAAGGAGAGCATTAACTTGGACACGGATTTCGGGGGAACTCCAGGGAGCAATAaccgaggagctggaggaatGAGTGCTGTGAGTACCATCAAAATGGATGACCTGGCCTTGACAAATGCGGAGTCCGATCGCCTGAGCCACAGTCCTCCCAATAACTATGCCATGGAACTGGATGTGGGAATCGCAGATTACATAGCCGAGGTCCTGGTCAGCGATGTTTTGACCACCAATATTGGAAAACAGGCCCTGAAAGTGGTATACAACTATTTAAAGTTTAACAAGGACTGGCTGCTCGAGCAGCTTGGAACGGGTGACAATGAGCCGAGTCCTTTCCAAGGCATCCAGGGTCAGAATATCAAGGAGGCCAAGACTTCGGTGCTGAGGTCCATGTTCTTCATTGGGAACACCCCCTTCGACCAGCTGCTCACGGGCTCTTTGAAAATCGACTACGTCAGTTGGTTGCAGATGCCGTTGTCCTTGAATCCGGAGCGGATCTGGCTGCATTTAACCAGACGCTGCGATTTCCAGGAGGATGCCAAGCTGTCGCTGCCCGAGGTGGCCATGGTGGCCGGGATTACCAAGATAATGAAGCGGCGCAAGGAGTTTCCCAAGTGA
- the LOC122615769 gene encoding BET1 homolog, with translation MRRNNYPYQPLNQQPSGPHPASHDALEAENEQAAEELKQKIGALKSLTIDIGNEVRYQDKLLRGIDDDMDRTSGFLGNTMTRVVRLAKQGGGARQMCYMFLFVLVVFFILWMTLKFK, from the coding sequence ATGCGCCGCAACAACTACCCCTACCAGCCCCTGAACCAGCAGCCATCAGGACCCCATCCCGCAAGCCATGACGCCTTGGAGGCGGAAAACGAgcaggcggcggaggagctgAAGCAAAAGATCGGAGCCCTGAAGTCCCTCACCATCGATATAGGCAACGAGGTGCGCTACCAGGACAAACTGCTACGCGGTATTGACGACGACATGGACCGGACGAGTGGATTTCTGGGCAACACGATGACGCGGGTGGTGCGATTGGCCAAACAGGGCGGTGGTGCTCGCCAGATGTGCTACATGTTTCTCTTTGTCCTCGTCGTTTTCTTCATCCTCTGGATGACCCTAAAGTTCAAGTAG
- the LOC122615768 gene encoding protein max: protein MSMSDDDRDIDIESDEDGDSDNGLGSSRHTSTANFTQAEKRAHHNALERRRRDHIKESFTNLREAVPTLKGEKASRAQILKKTTECIQTMRRKISENQKDIEEIRKQNNILAKQIRALESQNGDQFTEFLSEEEVGSEDAEDDDLDQDFSRRNKKMKTFHA, encoded by the exons ATGAGTATGAGCGACGACGACCGCGACATAGACATCGAAAGTGAC GAGGATGGGGATTCGGACAATGGTTTGGGATCCTCGCGACACACGAGCACCGCCAATTTCACCCAG GCCGAAAAGCGGGCGCACCACAACGCTTTGGAGCGTAGGCGGCGTGATCACATCAAGGAGAGCTTCACCAACCTGCGGGAGGCGGTGCCCACACTCAAGGGCGAGAAG GCGAGTCGAGCTCAAATCCTGAAAAAGACCACCGAATGCATACAGACGATGAGGCGGAAGATCAGTGAAAACCAGAAGGACATCGAAGAAATCAGGAAACAAAACAACATACTAGCCAAGCAAA TTCGAGCGCTGGAGAGTCAAAATGGGGATCAGTTCACTGAATTTCTCAGCGAGGAGGAAGTGGGCAGCGAGGATGCCGAAGACGATGACCTCGACCAGGACTTCAGTAGACGCAATAAAAAGATGAAGACCTTCCACGCATAG
- the LOC122615841 gene encoding SOSS complex subunit C homolog isoform X2: MAFPTTSAQQAETNRKILEEIQTKKQLLAGGIINLGLSPTNQMPAPQLLGQPTTVNPDFQAGVGIASNATSTARSAFNPTSSTTLGFFIPQDSYFGNSFIPVLPRLEPLPSPATTPTTPNAPPSHNISK, translated from the exons ATGGCTTTTCCCACCACAAGTGCCCAGCAAGCCGAGACGAACCGCAAGATACTCGAGGAGATCCAGACGAAGAAGCAGTTGCTCGCGGGAGGGATCATAAACCTAGGTCTGAGCCCGACGAACCAG ATGCCCGCTCCCCAGTTGCTGGGACAGCCGACAACAGTGAATCCCGACTTCCAGGCGGGCGTGGGCATTGCCTCCAATGCCACATCCACCGCCCGCTCTGCATTTAATCCAACGAGCTCTACGACTCTGGGCTTCTTTATACCTCAGGATTCGTATTTTGGAAATAGCTTTATACCCGTGCTGCCTCGTCTGGAACCGCTGCCGTCGCCCGCGACCACTCCCACCACTCCGAACGCCCCGCCCAGCCACAATATCAGCAAATAG
- the LOC122617445 gene encoding 39S ribosomal protein L21, mitochondrial has protein sequence MSFLAQGVRQMLRQVPTRSLLTTGAMRPLSISPVIGQQNKPATESVNISAIAKDQQKECLSICERINRQVQKSEQGRLFAVVHLCGKQFKVTPGDIILVEGYWPPTIGDEISLDKVLLAGARDFTLVGRPILEPGLISVKATVVEKTLSHTKTHFRKKRRKQYMRINFQRSPHTMVRINSIELARPVDGNGEEEPSSRRLF, from the exons ATGTCCTTCCTAGCACAAGGTGTGCGCCAGATGCTGCGCCAAGTGCCCACTCGCAGCTTATTAACGACAG GTGCCATGCGTCCCCTGAGCATATCGCCGGTAATTGGGCAGCAAAACAAGCCGGCGACGGAATCGGTGAATATATCGGCCATAGCCAAGGATCAGCAGAAGGAGTGCCTGAGTATCTGCGAGCGCATCAACCGGCAGGTGCAAAAGTCCGAGCAGGGACGACTCTTCGCTGTTGTTCACCTGTGCGGCAAGCAATTTAAAGTAACTCCAGGAGATATCATTCTGGTGGAGGGATACTGGCCACCAACGATAGGCGACGAAATCAGCCTCGATAAGGTGCTCTTGGCCGGGGCCCGCGACTTCACGCTCGTGGGAAGGCCCATCCTGGAGCCCGGACTCATCTCGGTGAAGGCCACCGTGGTGGAGAAGACGCTCAGCCACACGAAGACCCACTTCAGGAAGAAGCGCAGGAAGCAGTACATGCGCATCAACTTCCAACGATCCCCGCACACCATGGTCAGGATCAATTCCATCGAATTGGCTCGTCCAGTGGACGGGAATGGCGAGGAGGAACCTTCCTCGAGGCGcttgttttag